In Persicimonas caeni, a single window of DNA contains:
- a CDS encoding metal-dependent hydrolase — translation MDNLAHSLVGAALAEAGLKKKTPLATATLIIGANFPDVDAVAMVIGSDFSLWFRRGWTHGVLAWVVLPPILAMLMLGWDKWIRRRRNPDAEPVHVGWLVGLSYLGVLTHPFLDWLNTYGVRLLMPFDGQWFYGDSLFIVDPWLWLLCASAVVLARSQSKLSIAAWGVLGAATSAMIFGYGGIPVLVKVVWGLGVGTIVAMRVAGWLEDRTRQLAAVALGLASLYIAAMVSGTVYTRSLATDAFAERGVEVDQILSGPVPGNPLVREGLVRGGGEYRYFQIDPLADTTFVEPQPGVPVEEPGPVVKAALAAPEVRGFRNWMRFPSWEVEKLDDGWRVILRDLRYAEPDEYEEGFGVAIVELDEELNPRLSEKAP, via the coding sequence ATGGACAACCTCGCCCACTCCCTCGTCGGCGCCGCTTTGGCCGAAGCGGGGCTCAAAAAGAAGACGCCGCTGGCGACCGCGACGCTCATCATCGGCGCCAATTTTCCCGACGTGGACGCCGTGGCCATGGTCATCGGCTCGGACTTCTCGTTGTGGTTTCGCCGTGGCTGGACCCACGGGGTGCTCGCCTGGGTGGTGTTGCCCCCAATCTTGGCGATGCTCATGCTCGGCTGGGACAAGTGGATACGCCGGCGACGAAATCCCGACGCCGAGCCGGTCCACGTGGGATGGCTGGTGGGCCTGTCGTATCTGGGCGTGTTGACCCATCCCTTCTTAGACTGGCTCAACACCTACGGCGTGCGCCTTTTGATGCCGTTCGACGGGCAGTGGTTCTACGGCGACAGCCTCTTCATCGTCGACCCGTGGCTGTGGCTCCTATGCGCCAGCGCGGTGGTCTTGGCCCGCTCGCAGTCCAAATTGAGCATCGCCGCCTGGGGCGTACTCGGCGCGGCGACCAGCGCGATGATCTTCGGCTATGGCGGCATCCCAGTGCTGGTCAAAGTAGTGTGGGGGTTGGGCGTGGGAACGATTGTGGCCATGCGTGTGGCCGGCTGGCTCGAAGATCGCACCCGGCAGTTGGCTGCCGTGGCGCTCGGGCTGGCCTCGCTCTACATCGCCGCGATGGTGTCGGGGACCGTGTATACCCGCTCACTGGCCACCGACGCCTTCGCCGAGCGCGGCGTCGAGGTCGACCAGATCTTGTCCGGTCCGGTGCCCGGCAATCCGCTGGTGCGCGAGGGGCTGGTGCGCGGCGGCGGGGAGTATCGCTACTTCCAGATCGACCCGCTGGCCGACACCACGTTCGTCGAGCCCCAACCGGGCGTGCCCGTCGAGGAACCCGGCCCGGTCGTCAAAGCGGCGCTCGCCGCCCCGGAAGTGCGCGGCTTTCGCAACTGGATGCGCTTTCCGAGTTGGGAGGTCGAAAAGCTCGACGACGGCTGGCGGGTCATCCTGCGCGACCTGCGCTACGCCGAGCCCGACGAGTACGAGGAGGGCTTCGGCGTGGCGATCGTCGAGCTCGACGAAGAGTTGAACCCTCGCCTCTCCGAAAAGGCTCCGTGA
- a CDS encoding TetR/AcrR family transcriptional regulator: MAEETTDTRTRIFQAADELFCQYGYDGVSIRDVARHAGVNKASVFYYFSSKEELFEAVLNTYWDLHREWLSDALDMKGGARERMHRLIDNYWSFMQENARYSRLIQGILASDNERREAIKRTFAPIYNWTIEALSELSPEKGPRAARQLYLTFVGAVVNYFTYAPALEPGWQGDPMGPESFEERRQHLHWLLDLVLDDLLEES; the protein is encoded by the coding sequence ATGGCAGAAGAAACTACCGACACCCGAACGCGTATTTTTCAGGCTGCCGACGAGTTATTCTGCCAATATGGATACGACGGAGTCAGCATCCGAGACGTCGCTCGTCACGCAGGCGTCAACAAGGCCTCGGTCTTTTATTATTTCAGCAGCAAAGAAGAACTTTTCGAAGCAGTTCTAAATACTTACTGGGATCTGCATCGTGAGTGGCTCAGCGACGCGCTCGATATGAAAGGGGGCGCCCGCGAGCGGATGCACCGGCTGATCGACAACTACTGGTCGTTCATGCAGGAGAACGCGCGCTATTCGCGGTTGATCCAGGGGATTTTGGCGAGTGACAACGAGCGCCGAGAGGCAATCAAGCGCACGTTCGCGCCGATTTATAACTGGACGATCGAGGCGCTCTCGGAGTTGTCGCCCGAGAAAGGGCCGCGCGCGGCGCGCCAGCTCTACCTGACGTTCGTGGGGGCGGTGGTCAACTACTTCACCTACGCGCCGGCGCTCGAGCCGGGGTGGCAGGGCGATCCGATGGGCCCCGAGAGCTTCGAAGAGCGGCGACAGCACCTTCACTGGCTACTCGACCTGGTGCTCGATGACTTGCTCGAGGAAAGTTGA
- a CDS encoding phosphatase PAP2 family protein: protein MSSIERFSACVVVVVCLLFSHPTVASAQDFEDPRGRPAGSVWSPSWEQPDWFDAALTGGLFAGGAAIQFGLGAPTRPRWIGPVLADGFMRDSLLATSANGLSLAGGASDILLYSLIASPLLVQPGLAWMGLGDANAAANLALINAQALGVTFFSTVALKHTIGRQRPPIGACWDDPNASPTCKERDTLSFPSGHTSMAFAGAGLVCLNHEVLSPLGGGWDRAACYTALSAATATGVLRMVANKHYLTDVVAGAALGLTAGYLLPKWLYFGFGDAEDGVLGEHDASVTPSVGEVNGVNFSFTW, encoded by the coding sequence ATGAGCAGTATTGAGCGCTTTTCGGCGTGTGTCGTTGTTGTCGTCTGTCTACTTTTCAGCCACCCGACGGTGGCGTCCGCACAGGATTTCGAAGATCCCCGCGGGCGTCCAGCCGGCTCGGTCTGGTCGCCGTCGTGGGAGCAACCCGACTGGTTCGACGCCGCGCTGACCGGCGGTCTGTTCGCCGGCGGTGCGGCCATCCAATTCGGCCTCGGCGCCCCCACACGACCGCGCTGGATCGGCCCGGTGCTCGCCGACGGCTTCATGCGCGACAGCCTGCTGGCGACCAGCGCCAACGGGCTCTCCCTAGCAGGGGGAGCCAGCGATATCCTGCTGTATTCGCTGATCGCCTCGCCGCTGCTCGTCCAACCCGGCTTGGCCTGGATGGGTCTGGGGGACGCGAACGCGGCCGCCAACTTGGCGCTGATCAATGCTCAAGCGCTCGGGGTGACCTTTTTCTCGACCGTGGCGCTCAAGCACACCATCGGCCGCCAACGCCCGCCCATCGGCGCCTGTTGGGATGATCCGAACGCCAGCCCGACTTGCAAGGAACGCGACACGCTCAGCTTCCCGAGCGGACACACCAGCATGGCCTTTGCCGGCGCCGGATTGGTTTGTCTCAACCACGAGGTCCTCTCGCCGCTGGGCGGCGGCTGGGACCGCGCCGCGTGTTACACGGCGCTGAGCGCCGCCACCGCCACCGGCGTGCTGCGCATGGTGGCCAACAAGCACTACCTGACCGACGTGGTCGCCGGCGCCGCGCTCGGCCTAACCGCCGGCTATCTGCTCCCCAAGTGGCTCTACTTCGGCTTCGGCGACGCCGAGGACGGCGTGCTCGGCGAGCACGATGCCAGCGTCACCCCTTCGGTCGGCGAGGTCAACGGGGTCAACTTCAGCTTTACGTGGTGA
- a CDS encoding phosphatase PAP2 family protein — translation MTTVGVAIPAAAQGGGGDSGERVSAASVDADDIDSEEPVPVMDNFTVGELVLTGSFAVTAAVIGYWGEHIVGFPDESMKPPEPGSLDWEASYELRPDADLEKPFLGGVPDVMADPFSIVGAGVYYGFGAAGTWFTDADWIPDTRHEFLAYAGAATWTQIFVQGLKFSFGRKRPYVVRRCNPPEDPCGKYGIPPERNVDPNRQDILAFPGGHTASTAATLSFVYLDLSDYLVYDALADSSDSTRFWVGRVLPFIPTYGLIALSFYDRLYEQQHWLSDQVVGTIAGLTAGNVFYLLHFDDTGAPRRENRDADDGDDVISDSTVMPVLMQDGQVGAGWGFRW, via the coding sequence GTGACCACTGTCGGTGTCGCAATCCCGGCTGCAGCTCAAGGTGGGGGAGGTGACTCCGGCGAGCGCGTATCAGCAGCCAGCGTCGACGCCGACGACATCGACTCCGAGGAGCCGGTGCCGGTCATGGACAACTTTACCGTCGGCGAGCTGGTGCTCACCGGCAGCTTCGCGGTCACCGCCGCGGTCATCGGGTATTGGGGCGAGCATATCGTCGGCTTTCCCGACGAGAGCATGAAGCCGCCCGAGCCGGGGAGCCTCGATTGGGAGGCCTCCTACGAACTGCGACCCGACGCCGACCTCGAAAAGCCCTTCTTGGGGGGCGTACCCGACGTGATGGCCGACCCCTTCTCGATCGTGGGCGCGGGGGTCTACTACGGCTTCGGCGCCGCCGGCACCTGGTTTACCGACGCCGACTGGATTCCCGACACACGCCACGAGTTTCTGGCCTACGCCGGCGCGGCCACCTGGACGCAAATTTTCGTTCAGGGATTGAAGTTCTCGTTCGGCCGAAAGCGCCCCTACGTGGTCCGCCGGTGCAACCCGCCTGAAGATCCGTGCGGCAAGTACGGCATCCCGCCCGAGCGCAACGTCGACCCCAACCGCCAGGATATCCTGGCGTTTCCGGGCGGTCATACGGCCTCGACCGCGGCCACGCTCAGCTTCGTGTATCTCGATCTGTCCGACTACCTCGTCTACGACGCGCTGGCCGACTCGTCGGACTCCACGCGTTTTTGGGTCGGGCGCGTCCTGCCCTTCATTCCCACTTACGGTCTGATCGCCCTGAGCTTCTACGACCGACTCTACGAGCAGCAGCACTGGCTCTCCGACCAGGTCGTGGGCACCATCGCCGGCCTGACGGCCGGAAACGTGTTCTATTTGCTCCACTTCGACGACACCGGCGCCCCGCGTCGCGAAAACCGCGATGCCGACGACGGAGACGACGTCATCAGCGACAGCACCGTCATGCCCGTGCTCATGCAGGACGGTCAGGTCGGCGCCGGCTGGGGATTTCGCTGGTAA
- a CDS encoding DoxX-like family protein: MALQCLGAAWGATLNMTNVGGTLFFEWGVSESVALLVEQVGFWFMVASAAAVLVTRSRVVPLLVAGWFMLLAAGHTYRGGAAFTDWALGAHAVRYMAPLALAFLIQPLRVDAERVQKTIRWLLRIALASTFLIHGLEALYHHPRFVDYLLVASDKLLNYELAEPVARRMLTAIGLMDVSLAVLVIVARKWRWVLLWMAFWGVVTACSRIVFGGWDKGFMALERAANGGVPLVLYLWAVTSEIPSRRRPDRPA; the protein is encoded by the coding sequence GTGGCTCTGCAGTGCCTGGGCGCTGCGTGGGGGGCCACGCTCAACATGACTAACGTGGGGGGCACGCTCTTCTTCGAGTGGGGCGTCTCCGAGTCGGTGGCGTTGCTCGTCGAGCAGGTCGGCTTCTGGTTCATGGTGGCTTCGGCGGCGGCCGTCTTGGTCACGCGGAGCCGCGTGGTTCCGCTTCTGGTCGCCGGATGGTTCATGCTGCTCGCCGCCGGTCACACCTACCGCGGCGGGGCGGCGTTTACCGATTGGGCGCTCGGCGCCCACGCGGTGCGCTACATGGCGCCGCTGGCGCTCGCCTTTCTGATCCAGCCTTTGCGCGTCGACGCCGAGCGTGTCCAGAAGACCATCAGGTGGCTGCTGCGCATCGCCCTCGCGTCGACGTTCCTGATCCATGGCCTCGAGGCGCTCTACCATCATCCGCGCTTTGTCGACTATCTGCTCGTCGCCTCGGACAAATTGCTCAACTACGAGCTGGCCGAGCCGGTGGCTCGTCGAATGCTCACGGCCATCGGCCTGATGGACGTCTCGTTGGCCGTCCTCGTGATCGTGGCGCGAAAGTGGCGCTGGGTCTTGTTGTGGATGGCTTTCTGGGGAGTGGTGACCGCGTGCAGCCGGATTGTGTTTGGCGGCTGGGACAAGGGGTTCATGGCGCTGGAGCGCGCAGCCAACGGCGGCGTGCCGCTGGTGCTGTATTTGTGGGCGGTTACCAGCGAAATCCCCAGCCGGCGCCGACCTGACCGTCCTGCATGA
- a CDS encoding peptidylprolyl isomerase produces the protein MRTTKWLVLLLAALVVLAGCDKKAEQAEEKAAAEQKAEADKAEETEEPEEPAEQEQAAAADEEKAEEVELGEPDPKLMDPSKLDEKAPETFKAKFETTKGDFVIEFRRDWAPNGADRAYNLIKSGYYDGIAFFRVMPNFMAQFGIHNHPKVNEAWKEATIEADPVKKSNTRGFVSFAQRSKAPERPGMRPKSDPTTRTTHMFINYGDNSALDQQDFTPVGKVVEGMEVVDKLYSGYGGGPPTGPNQKLAMEEGLPYLKKNFPRLDYIEDASVVEQEQ, from the coding sequence ATGAGAACGACGAAGTGGTTGGTGCTGCTCTTGGCGGCGCTGGTCGTGCTGGCGGGCTGCGACAAGAAGGCGGAGCAGGCCGAGGAGAAAGCCGCGGCCGAGCAGAAGGCGGAGGCCGACAAAGCCGAGGAGACTGAAGAGCCCGAAGAGCCGGCCGAACAGGAGCAGGCTGCCGCGGCCGACGAAGAGAAGGCCGAAGAGGTCGAGCTCGGCGAGCCCGATCCGAAGCTCATGGACCCGTCGAAGCTTGACGAGAAGGCGCCCGAGACCTTCAAGGCGAAGTTCGAGACGACCAAGGGCGACTTTGTCATCGAGTTTCGCCGCGACTGGGCGCCCAACGGAGCCGATCGCGCCTACAACCTCATCAAGTCGGGCTATTACGATGGCATCGCGTTCTTTCGGGTGATGCCCAACTTCATGGCGCAGTTCGGCATCCACAATCACCCGAAGGTCAACGAGGCGTGGAAAGAAGCGACCATCGAGGCCGACCCGGTCAAAAAGTCGAACACTCGCGGGTTCGTCTCGTTCGCCCAGCGCTCCAAGGCGCCCGAGCGGCCCGGCATGCGCCCCAAGAGCGACCCGACCACGCGCACCACGCACATGTTCATCAACTACGGGGACAACTCGGCGCTCGACCAGCAGGACTTCACCCCGGTGGGTAAGGTCGTCGAGGGCATGGAGGTCGTCGACAAGCTGTATAGTGGCTACGGCGGCGGACCGCCCACCGGTCCCAACCAGAAGCTCGCCATGGAAGAGGGGCTTCCGTACCTCAAGAAGAACTTTCCGCGCCTCGACTACATCGAGGACGCCAGCGTCGTCGAGCAAGAGCAGTAA
- a CDS encoding DUF2267 domain-containing protein, with the protein MQMTYDAFLDSICHRGGFESAERAESVAQAVLCVLGEVLVDTDREALAEELPEALRAALCTRKPNRDYNLEMFYQRVGQEERLNGGLARETAQVVGRVLSRSVSPEVAKRIRRRLPEEYEELFVNPHEGAAAPERPLEHTAKANERTLARGKPGSEKPVSESKPVEGQPDSIAAQENPYGETKIATGHESTDEDEQTLAGGKPGSDRPLSDTHEE; encoded by the coding sequence ATGCAGATGACTTACGACGCGTTTCTCGACAGCATTTGTCACCGTGGAGGATTCGAATCGGCGGAGCGCGCCGAGAGTGTCGCTCAGGCCGTTCTCTGTGTGCTCGGCGAGGTGCTCGTCGACACGGACCGAGAGGCCTTGGCCGAGGAGTTGCCCGAGGCGCTGCGCGCTGCGCTTTGCACGCGGAAGCCCAATCGGGACTATAACCTCGAGATGTTTTATCAGCGCGTGGGCCAAGAGGAGCGGCTCAACGGAGGCTTGGCGCGCGAGACGGCGCAGGTGGTCGGGCGGGTGTTGTCGCGGTCGGTCAGCCCGGAGGTCGCCAAGCGTATTCGCAGGCGGCTGCCCGAAGAGTACGAAGAGCTCTTCGTCAACCCCCACGAGGGCGCCGCAGCGCCGGAGCGTCCCCTCGAACACACCGCCAAGGCCAACGAGCGCACCCTTGCGCGCGGCAAGCCTGGCAGCGAGAAGCCGGTGAGCGAATCGAAGCCCGTCGAGGGGCAGCCGGACTCCATCGCCGCTCAGGAAAATCCCTACGGCGAGACCAAAATCGCCACCGGCCACGAGTCGACCGACGAAGACGAGCAGACGCTCGCCGGCGGCAAGCCGGGCAGCGACCGCCCGTTGAGTGATACGCATGAGGAGTGA
- a CDS encoding WS/DGAT/MGAT family O-acyltransferase: protein MESTLSSVDTAWYRLDSPNDPADIIGVLIFDGQVDYDRLRATIETRFLHFERFRQRIDDSGIGRPQWRDDPEFSLDDHLQRIELPEPADRAALQDKIGELMNSPLDKRKPLWRIYLVDNYEEGSALIAQLHHCMGDGFALAHVLLRLADHDPDAPWPSHSDIEEVRAGEDVHEHRWFRDVVLDKVEDLAKHPSHATDMAKKVQKTASALGHLVMMPFDPPTMLKREPTGQRRVSWSDGISLQRVKDIAHGFGGTVNDVLMAALTGAYRRYLIERGDNVDDRDIRALVPVNLRPVRRVEDMPDELGNHFGLVFLTLPVTEATAAGRLRRVKECMDELKKSPEAFILFEVFNLAGHTPEMVEHLVADTFGKKASTVVTNVPGPREPLYLGGREVTDLMFWAPHPARLGSNASIISYNGVVRVGVRGDENVLPDPEKVVGYFDEEFDGLENMSDRKP, encoded by the coding sequence ATGGAATCCACACTTTCGAGCGTCGACACTGCCTGGTACCGCCTCGACTCGCCCAACGATCCGGCCGATATCATCGGCGTGCTCATCTTCGACGGCCAAGTCGACTACGACCGCTTGCGCGCGACCATCGAGACCCGCTTCTTGCACTTCGAGCGGTTTCGCCAACGCATCGACGACTCGGGCATCGGGAGGCCACAATGGCGCGACGATCCCGAGTTCTCTCTCGACGACCACCTCCAACGCATCGAGCTCCCCGAGCCCGCCGACCGCGCTGCGCTGCAGGACAAGATCGGCGAGTTGATGAACTCGCCGCTCGACAAGCGTAAACCCCTGTGGCGCATCTATCTGGTCGACAACTACGAGGAGGGCTCGGCGCTCATCGCTCAGTTGCACCACTGCATGGGCGACGGGTTTGCGCTCGCCCATGTCTTGTTGCGACTCGCCGACCACGACCCGGACGCGCCCTGGCCGTCGCACTCCGACATCGAGGAAGTTCGCGCCGGCGAAGACGTCCACGAGCACCGCTGGTTTCGCGACGTGGTGCTCGACAAGGTCGAGGATTTGGCCAAGCACCCGTCCCATGCGACCGATATGGCCAAGAAGGTCCAGAAGACCGCCTCCGCGCTCGGCCACCTGGTCATGATGCCCTTCGACCCGCCGACTATGCTCAAACGCGAGCCCACCGGCCAAAGACGCGTCTCCTGGTCCGATGGCATCTCGTTGCAGCGCGTCAAAGACATCGCCCACGGCTTCGGCGGCACCGTCAACGACGTGCTCATGGCCGCGCTCACCGGCGCCTACCGCCGCTATCTGATCGAGCGCGGCGACAACGTCGACGACCGCGACATTCGCGCGCTCGTGCCGGTCAACCTGCGCCCGGTGCGCCGCGTCGAGGACATGCCCGACGAACTCGGCAACCACTTCGGCCTGGTCTTCTTGACGCTGCCGGTCACCGAGGCGACCGCCGCCGGGCGCCTGCGTCGGGTCAAAGAGTGCATGGACGAGCTCAAAAAGAGCCCCGAGGCCTTCATCCTCTTCGAGGTCTTCAACCTCGCCGGGCACACCCCCGAGATGGTCGAGCACCTGGTCGCCGACACCTTCGGCAAAAAGGCCTCCACGGTCGTCACCAACGTCCCCGGCCCCCGCGAGCCACTGTATCTGGGTGGCCGCGAGGTCACCGACCTGATGTTCTGGGCGCCCCACCCCGCCCGGTTGGGAAGCAATGCGAGCATCATCAGCTACAACGGCGTGGTCCGTGTGGGCGTGCGCGGCGACGAGAATGTGCTGCCCGATCCCGAAAAGGTGGTGGGGTATTTTGACGAGGAGTTCGATGGTTTGGAGAATATGTCGGATCGCAAGCCGTAG
- the thiC gene encoding phosphomethylpyrimidine synthase ThiC — MMTDGQPTNFAEAYPNSTKVYVDDRLRVPFRQVNLSGGEEPVRIYDASGPQDVDVRQGLPQKRRDWILARGDVEEFEREHTPDEAKDLIPEAMHRTVLRGTGPVTQLHYARKGEITPEMEFIALREGVEPEFVRKEVAEGRAIIPSNVNHPESEPMIIGRAFHVKVNANIGNSAVTSSIEEEVEKLQWATLWGADTLMDLSTGDNIHATREWILRNSPIPIGTVPIYEALERVGGKPEDLNWEVFKQVIIEQAEQGVDYFTIHAGVLLRFIQLTQDRVTGIVSRGGSIIAKWCMAHHEENFLYTHFEELCEIMARYDVAFSLGDGLRPGSIADANDEAQFAELKVQGELNRIAWKHDVQVMNEGPGHVPMHLIKENMEKQLEWCDEAPFYTLGPLTTDIAPGYDHITSAIGAAMIGWFGTAMICYVTPKEHLGLPNKQDVKDGLIAYKIAAHAADLAKGHPRARRWDDALSKARFEFRWEDQFNLALDPYTARAYHDETLPASGAKVAHFCSMCGPKFCSMKISAEISDFAKQEGMEQMAKEFRDKGGEIYVEEGE, encoded by the coding sequence ATGATGACCGACGGACAACCCACCAATTTCGCCGAAGCCTATCCCAACTCGACCAAAGTCTACGTCGACGACCGGCTGCGCGTGCCGTTTCGCCAGGTCAACCTCTCCGGAGGTGAGGAGCCGGTGCGTATCTACGACGCCAGCGGCCCGCAGGACGTCGACGTGCGCCAGGGCCTGCCGCAAAAGCGCCGCGACTGGATCTTGGCGCGCGGCGACGTCGAGGAGTTCGAGCGTGAGCACACGCCCGACGAAGCCAAAGACCTCATCCCCGAGGCGATGCACCGCACCGTGCTCCGCGGCACCGGCCCGGTGACCCAGCTGCACTACGCGCGCAAAGGCGAAATCACCCCCGAAATGGAGTTCATCGCCCTTCGCGAGGGCGTCGAGCCGGAGTTCGTGCGCAAGGAGGTCGCCGAGGGCCGCGCGATCATCCCGAGCAACGTCAACCACCCCGAGAGCGAACCGATGATCATCGGGCGCGCCTTTCACGTGAAGGTCAACGCCAATATCGGCAACTCGGCGGTCACCTCATCCATCGAAGAAGAAGTCGAGAAGCTGCAGTGGGCCACGCTGTGGGGCGCCGACACGCTCATGGACCTGTCCACCGGCGACAATATCCACGCCACCCGCGAGTGGATCTTGCGCAACTCGCCGATTCCCATCGGCACCGTGCCCATCTACGAGGCGCTCGAGCGCGTGGGCGGCAAGCCCGAGGACCTCAACTGGGAGGTCTTCAAGCAGGTGATCATCGAGCAGGCCGAGCAAGGCGTCGACTACTTCACCATCCACGCCGGCGTACTGCTTCGGTTCATCCAGCTCACCCAGGACCGGGTGACCGGCATCGTCTCGCGCGGCGGCTCCATCATCGCCAAGTGGTGCATGGCCCACCACGAAGAGAATTTTTTGTACACGCACTTCGAAGAGCTCTGCGAGATCATGGCCCGCTACGACGTCGCCTTCTCGCTGGGCGACGGCCTGCGCCCCGGCTCCATCGCCGACGCCAACGACGAGGCGCAGTTTGCCGAGCTCAAGGTTCAGGGTGAGCTCAACCGCATCGCCTGGAAGCACGACGTGCAGGTGATGAACGAGGGTCCCGGTCACGTGCCGATGCACCTCATCAAGGAGAATATGGAGAAGCAGCTCGAGTGGTGTGACGAGGCGCCGTTTTACACCCTCGGGCCCCTGACCACCGACATCGCCCCGGGCTACGACCACATCACCAGCGCCATCGGCGCGGCGATGATCGGTTGGTTCGGCACGGCGATGATCTGCTACGTCACTCCCAAAGAGCACCTGGGACTGCCGAACAAGCAGGACGTCAAAGACGGGCTCATCGCCTACAAGATCGCCGCCCACGCCGCCGACCTGGCCAAGGGGCACCCGCGCGCCCGCCGGTGGGACGACGCGCTCTCCAAGGCGCGCTTCGAGTTCCGCTGGGAAGACCAGTTCAACCTGGCGCTCGACCCGTACACCGCCCGCGCCTACCACGACGAGACACTGCCCGCCTCGGGCGCCAAGGTCGCCCACTTCTGCTCGATGTGCGGGCCGAAATTCTGCTCGATGAAGATCTCGGCCGAGATCAGCGACTTCGCCAAGCAGGAGGGCATGGAGCAGATGGCCAAGGAGTTTCGCGACAAGGGTGGCGAGATTTATGTGGAAGAAGGAGAGTAA
- a CDS encoding DUF7079 family protein has translation MFDVDRRLPVWQALSKLFVDGELGEERQRQIAHVLKESGFSHAELTEIYEREVAPVCYRHLYSTGGHWDRIEPEWLRAAILDHLERQSGVPDWWPFGRLPAKMGVQMTHSEWCGVMHIWRRLRRDPQDLAATLARSTDIATLERALDDLTLLGEEAHPARQAIYEMLYHLDFRVRASAVRAAGQVLGDEAVDEVLRLLDDDSPTVRSAALAALREVVQELVDPHPEGADGSLVPTQSDHLLERISQLALDKVCVHLREGKSRERLHAARIIEGLGAHARPASERLFERFGDRNEAVRRAIADALVAIGPDPDDALANLKRSLFVDCSRIRQTAALCLGIFLASGDRRYRPALRALEYALEDNSAAVCRGAAAAIGWMGTTAADAVPRLAELVKAPEAPTRSTALFALGRMGDAALEELPTLAHALEDEHPEVRRAALRAFQNLGALVRQMTPTFEAMRDDPDWLTQFEAKRTLEAVRGDEPADDTWQFGARI, from the coding sequence ATGTTCGACGTCGATCGCCGTCTGCCGGTGTGGCAGGCCTTGTCGAAGTTATTCGTCGACGGGGAGCTTGGGGAGGAGCGACAGCGCCAGATCGCGCACGTGCTCAAAGAGTCGGGCTTTAGCCACGCCGAGTTGACCGAGATCTACGAGCGCGAGGTCGCACCGGTTTGCTACCGGCACCTGTACAGCACGGGCGGCCACTGGGATCGTATCGAGCCCGAGTGGCTGCGCGCGGCGATTCTCGACCACTTGGAGCGCCAGAGTGGGGTGCCCGACTGGTGGCCGTTTGGGCGCCTGCCCGCCAAGATGGGCGTGCAGATGACGCATTCGGAGTGGTGCGGAGTCATGCATATTTGGCGCAGGTTGCGCCGCGATCCGCAAGATTTGGCCGCCACGCTGGCCCGAAGCACCGACATCGCCACCCTGGAGCGAGCGCTCGACGACCTGACACTGCTGGGCGAAGAAGCACATCCGGCCAGGCAGGCGATTTACGAGATGTTGTACCACCTCGACTTTCGAGTGCGGGCCTCGGCGGTGCGGGCGGCGGGACAAGTGCTGGGCGACGAAGCGGTCGACGAGGTCCTGCGCCTGCTCGACGACGACAGTCCGACGGTGCGTTCGGCGGCCCTCGCTGCTTTGCGCGAGGTGGTCCAGGAGTTGGTCGACCCGCACCCCGAGGGCGCCGACGGTTCGCTGGTGCCGACCCAATCGGACCATCTTCTCGAGCGCATTTCTCAGCTCGCGCTCGACAAAGTGTGTGTGCATCTGAGGGAGGGCAAGAGCCGCGAGCGTCTGCACGCAGCGCGCATCATCGAGGGGCTCGGCGCCCACGCTCGGCCGGCCAGCGAGCGGCTCTTCGAGCGGTTCGGCGACCGCAACGAGGCGGTACGCCGCGCCATCGCCGATGCGTTGGTTGCCATCGGCCCCGACCCCGACGATGCGCTGGCCAACCTCAAGCGCTCGCTCTTCGTCGACTGCTCGCGGATTCGCCAGACCGCCGCCCTGTGCCTGGGGATCTTCTTGGCTTCGGGGGACCGCCGCTACCGTCCGGCGTTGCGCGCGCTCGAGTATGCCCTGGAGGACAACTCGGCGGCGGTGTGCCGCGGCGCTGCCGCCGCCATCGGGTGGATGGGCACGACGGCCGCCGACGCGGTGCCCCGGCTCGCCGAGCTGGTCAAAGCTCCCGAAGCGCCCACGCGCTCCACGGCGCTCTTTGCGCTGGGGCGCATGGGCGATGCCGCGCTCGAAGAACTCCCGACGCTGGCTCACGCCCTGGAGGACGAGCACCCGGAGGTGCGACGGGCGGCGCTGCGCGCGTTCCAGAACCTGGGGGCGCTTGTGCGCCAGATGACGCCCACCTTCGAGGCGATGCGCGATGACCCCGATTGGCTGACCCAATTCGAGGCCAAGCGCACGCTGGAGGCGGTGCGCGGCGACGAGCCGGCCGACGACACCTGGCAGTTCGGGGCGAGGATCTGA